One region of Gorilla gorilla gorilla isolate KB3781 chromosome 15, NHGRI_mGorGor1-v2.1_pri, whole genome shotgun sequence genomic DNA includes:
- the LOC115930603 gene encoding ras-related protein Rab-6C-like, with translation MSAGGDFGNPLRKFKLVFLGEQSVAKTSLITRFMYDSFDNTYQATIGTDFLSKTMYLEDGTIGLRLSDTAAQERLRSLIPRCIRDSAAAVVVDDITNVNSLQQTTKWIDDVRTERGSDVIITLVGNKTDLADKRQVSIEEGERIAKELNVMFIETSAKAGYSVKQLFRRVAAALPGMKSTQDRSREDMSDIKLEKPQEQPVSEGGCSCYSPMSSSSLPQKPPYSFIDCSVNIGLNLFPSVITFCNSSLLPVSWRQRLHYLYFTKSQNISAYSSDNFKN, from the coding sequence ATGTCCGCGGGCGGAGACTTCGGGAATCCGCTGAGGAAATTCAAGCTGGTGTTCCTGGGAGAGCAAAGCGTTGCAAAGACATCTTTGATCACCAGATTCATGTATGACAGTTTTGACAACACCTATCAGGCAACAATTGGCACTGACTTTTTATCAAAAACTATGTACTTGGAGGATGGAACAATCGGGCTTCGGCTGTCGGATACGGCGGCTCAGGAACGTCTCCGTAGCCTCATTCCCAGGTGCATCCGTGATTCTGCTGCAGCTGTAGTAGTTGACGATATCACAAATGTTAACTCACTCCAGCAAACTACAAAGTGGATTGATGATGTCAGAACAGAAAGAGGAAGTGATGTTATCATCACGCTAGTAGGAAATAAAACAGATCTTGCTGACAAGAGGCAAGTGTCAattgaggagggagagaggatagCCAAAGAGCTGAATGTTATGTTTATTGAAACTAGTGCAAAAGCTGGATACAGTGTAAAGCAGCTCTTTCGACGTGTAGCAGCAGCTTTGCCGGGAATGAAAAGCACACAGGACAGAAGCAGAGAAGACATGAGTGACATAAAACTGGAAAAGCCTCAGGAGCAACCAGTCAGCGAAGGAGGCTGTTCCTGCTACTCTCCCATGTCATCTTCATCCCTTCCTCAGAAGCCCCCTTACTCTTTCATTGACTGCAGTGTGAATATTGGCTTGAACCTTTTCCCTTCAGTAATAACGTTTTGCAATTCATCATTGCTGCCTGTCTCATGGAGACAGCGtcttcattatttatattttacaaaaagccAAAATATTTCAGCTTATTCCAgtgataactttaaaaattag